Proteins from a genomic interval of Piscinibacter sp. HJYY11:
- a CDS encoding SLBB domain-containing protein, which produces MPGGVGQRQPGRGAAAGQPEAGQGRARDGLQRQDDPTQRRVELTPARPSEFQRFVEAATGRQLPVFGASFFLDAGNRLASLDSLPVSSDYTVGPGDEVLIRAWGAIDVDYRAIVDRNGQVNLPKVGSFTVAGVRASELERHLRAQIGRLYTNFNLNVSLGQLRGVKVFVVGPARLPGVYTVSSQGTVLSAVVAAGGPGPNGSMRKVLLRRNGAVVSELDIYEFLVHGDKSKDVQLIAGDVVVFQPAGPRVALTGALDTPAIYELKSAQESLRDVLRYAGGTPVLTNPNKVLVERIEPARTPAARFVEEFKLDEAGLQRPMRDGDVLTLLPISPQFANAVTLKGPVAQPLRYAHHPGMRIRDLIPSKEALITPDFYRRKNLLVQALDEDEDVVEADADGRPVADGVAGARAGNGTTGGRTGRSAADRARRAEDRTVAERARKAPAALFEELNWDYAVVERLNPDLSTQVIPFNLGKAVLQGDAASNIELLAGDVVTVYSQKDIRVPVAKQTRLVSLEGEVGAPGVYQLLPGETLPQLIARAGGFTPQAYVYGLEFTREDTRRKQRENLTEAISRLEALAATQGARDAANRRDDSGDRSASVNAAATQAQMARLRRVEPNGRIALELRPDDNSVGALPEVPLEHADRISVPARPGFITVAGAVVNNNALLWKSGRTVGDYLNQAGLDEAAERSNMFVLRADGTVLHAGDRRGFLGFGGIESQPIQPGDAIVVPSQLDFETWGRALVRNLKDFSQIFYQFGLGAAAIQTLRKN; this is translated from the coding sequence ATGCCCGGGGGCGTCGGCCAACGGCAACCGGGGCGCGGCGCGGCAGCCGGTCAGCCCGAGGCGGGGCAAGGCCGTGCGCGCGATGGGCTGCAACGTCAGGACGACCCGACGCAGCGACGCGTGGAGTTGACGCCGGCGCGGCCCAGCGAATTCCAGCGCTTCGTCGAGGCCGCCACCGGGCGCCAGCTGCCGGTGTTCGGCGCCAGCTTCTTCCTCGATGCCGGCAACCGCCTGGCGAGTCTGGACAGCCTGCCGGTGTCGAGCGACTACACCGTCGGGCCCGGTGACGAGGTCCTGATCCGCGCCTGGGGGGCGATCGACGTCGACTACCGTGCCATCGTCGACCGCAATGGCCAGGTCAATCTGCCCAAGGTGGGCAGCTTCACCGTGGCTGGCGTGCGGGCTTCCGAGCTCGAGCGTCACCTGCGCGCGCAGATCGGGCGGCTGTACACCAACTTCAACCTCAACGTGTCGCTGGGCCAGCTGCGCGGCGTGAAGGTCTTCGTGGTGGGGCCGGCGCGCCTGCCGGGCGTCTACACCGTTTCGAGCCAAGGCACGGTGCTGTCGGCCGTGGTGGCCGCGGGCGGACCCGGCCCCAATGGGTCGATGCGCAAGGTGCTCCTGCGCCGCAATGGCGCCGTGGTCTCCGAGCTCGACATCTACGAATTCCTCGTGCATGGCGACAAGTCGAAGGACGTGCAGCTCATTGCCGGCGACGTGGTCGTGTTCCAGCCCGCCGGCCCGCGGGTCGCCTTGACGGGCGCGCTCGACACGCCGGCCATCTACGAGCTCAAGTCGGCCCAGGAGTCGCTGCGCGATGTGCTGCGCTATGCGGGCGGCACGCCGGTGCTGACCAACCCCAACAAGGTGCTGGTCGAGCGCATCGAGCCGGCGCGCACGCCCGCGGCGCGCTTCGTCGAAGAATTCAAGCTCGACGAAGCCGGCCTGCAACGGCCGATGCGCGACGGCGATGTGCTGACGCTGCTGCCGATCTCGCCGCAGTTTGCGAATGCCGTGACGCTGAAGGGCCCCGTGGCCCAGCCGCTGCGCTATGCCCACCATCCCGGCATGCGGATTCGCGACCTCATCCCGAGCAAGGAAGCCCTGATAACACCCGACTTCTACCGTCGCAAAAACTTGCTGGTGCAGGCGCTGGATGAAGACGAGGACGTCGTTGAGGCCGATGCTGATGGTCGACCCGTGGCCGACGGTGTCGCCGGCGCTCGTGCTGGCAACGGCACGACAGGGGGCCGGACAGGGCGCAGTGCTGCCGACCGCGCGCGACGCGCAGAAGATCGGACGGTGGCAGAGCGTGCCAGGAAGGCGCCCGCAGCGCTCTTTGAGGAGCTGAACTGGGACTACGCCGTCGTCGAGCGCCTGAACCCCGACCTCAGCACCCAGGTCATCCCCTTCAACCTCGGCAAGGCGGTGCTGCAAGGCGACGCGGCGAGCAACATCGAGCTGCTGGCGGGAGACGTGGTCACGGTCTACAGCCAGAAGGACATCCGGGTGCCGGTGGCCAAGCAGACCCGGCTGGTGTCGCTTGAAGGCGAGGTGGGCGCGCCGGGGGTCTACCAGTTGCTGCCCGGCGAGACGCTGCCGCAACTGATTGCCCGCGCGGGTGGTTTCACGCCCCAAGCGTATGTCTACGGGCTGGAGTTCACACGCGAAGACACCCGCCGCAAGCAGAGGGAGAACCTGACGGAAGCCATTTCGCGGCTCGAAGCCCTCGCCGCCACGCAAGGGGCACGCGACGCGGCCAACCGGCGTGACGACTCCGGCGACCGCAGTGCCTCCGTCAACGCGGCCGCCACGCAGGCCCAGATGGCACGGTTGCGCCGTGTCGAGCCCAATGGGCGCATCGCGCTCGAGCTGCGCCCCGACGACAACAGTGTGGGGGCCTTGCCCGAAGTGCCGCTGGAGCATGCCGACCGCATTTCGGTGCCGGCTCGGCCGGGCTTCATCACGGTGGCCGGGGCCGTGGTCAACAACAACGCCTTGCTGTGGAAGTCGGGTCGCACCGTGGGGGACTACTTGAACCAGGCCGGCCTCGACGAGGCCGCCGAGCGCTCCAACATGTTCGTGCTGCGGGCCGATGGCACGGTCCTGCATGCGGGCGACCGCCGTGGCTTCCTCGGCTTCGGCGGCATCGAGTCACAGCCCATCCAGCCGGGTGATGCCATCGTGGTCCCCTCGCAGCTGGACTTCGAGACCTGGGGTCGTGCGCTGGTCCGCAACCTGAAGGACTTCAGCCAGATCTTCTACCAGTTCGGGCTGGGTGCTGCGGCGATCCAGACCTTGCGGAAGAACTGA
- a CDS encoding Wzz/FepE/Etk N-terminal domain-containing protein, whose translation MNQVDPHVLQQEDELDDGPAVSLLDLLTWLGEGKRTIGVVTGAAIAGALVFALLKAPIFTARTTLLPPSSQQQSTSAAALAALGSLGGLAGGIAAKTPDELYVNLLKSDSVQRVLATRFDLYKRYEVETYEVMRRTLPKYVRVSSDKKSGVITLEVDDEDPKFAAELANAYAAELTKLLSRLAVSEAQQRRVFFDQQLKDTKENLVKAEQALRGVQEKSGMIVLDQQAEAIIKAVAELKTKIIEREVRLKVMRTSTTAQNPDVQLLSSELAALRSELARMESSVPPSAKAASGAGGIDIPIGKLPAAAIDYVRAAREVKFQETMLASMLRQYEAAKLDEAKEGPVLQQVDVAQPPDRKSKPSRALIVLAATAAALLLSSLFVVWRRYRALVREQDPEAAEAWERMAAAWRLRRRKA comes from the coding sequence ATGAACCAAGTCGATCCGCACGTGTTGCAACAGGAAGATGAGCTCGATGACGGGCCCGCCGTGAGTCTGCTGGATCTGCTGACCTGGCTGGGCGAGGGAAAGCGGACCATCGGTGTGGTCACAGGGGCGGCCATTGCCGGCGCGCTGGTGTTCGCCCTTTTGAAGGCGCCCATCTTCACCGCGCGCACCACCTTGCTGCCCCCGTCATCGCAACAGCAAAGTACCTCGGCTGCCGCGCTGGCGGCATTGGGCTCACTCGGTGGGCTCGCCGGTGGCATCGCGGCGAAGACGCCTGATGAGCTGTACGTGAATCTGCTCAAGAGCGACAGCGTCCAGCGGGTGCTCGCCACGCGTTTCGATCTCTACAAGCGTTACGAGGTCGAGACCTATGAAGTGATGCGTCGCACGCTCCCCAAGTACGTGCGCGTGTCTTCGGACAAGAAGTCCGGCGTCATCACCCTCGAAGTCGATGACGAGGACCCGAAGTTCGCAGCTGAGTTGGCCAATGCCTATGCCGCCGAGCTGACCAAGCTCCTCAGTCGCCTGGCCGTCTCCGAGGCCCAGCAGCGCCGTGTCTTCTTCGACCAACAGCTGAAGGACACCAAGGAAAACCTCGTCAAAGCCGAACAGGCCTTGCGCGGCGTGCAGGAGAAGTCCGGGATGATCGTGCTCGACCAGCAGGCCGAGGCCATCATCAAGGCGGTGGCCGAGCTCAAGACCAAGATCATCGAGCGCGAGGTGCGCCTGAAGGTGATGCGCACCAGCACCACGGCGCAGAACCCCGATGTGCAGCTGCTGAGTTCGGAGCTGGCCGCCTTGCGCAGCGAACTGGCTCGCATGGAGTCGTCGGTGCCGCCGAGCGCGAAGGCCGCGTCCGGAGCCGGTGGCATCGACATCCCCATCGGCAAGCTGCCGGCCGCGGCCATCGACTACGTGCGCGCCGCCCGCGAGGTGAAGTTCCAGGAGACCATGCTGGCGAGCATGCTGCGCCAGTACGAAGCGGCCAAGCTCGACGAGGCCAAGGAAGGCCCGGTGCTGCAGCAGGTCGACGTGGCGCAGCCGCCGGACCGCAAGTCCAAGCCGTCGCGGGCGCTCATCGTGCTGGCGGCCACGGCTGCGGCGCTGCTGCTGTCGAGCCTGTTCGTGGTCTGGCGCCGCTACCGCGCCCTGGTGCGCGAGCAGGACCCAGAGGCCGCCGAGGCCTGGGAGCGCATGGCCGCCGCCTGGCGCCTGCGTCGCCGCAAGGCCTGA
- a CDS encoding PhzF family phenazine biosynthesis protein has product MSSFKFTQVDVFTDQPLKGNPLAVVQDADALSDAQMQAFAHWTNLSETTFLLQPTDPAADYRVRIFTPNGELPFAGHPTLGSCHAWLQAGGVPRVRGMVVQQCGVGLVRIRQSETGAAFAAPALKMEPVDDETLDKVLSALGLARERVQASQWLQNGPRWLTLQVDSAETVLSLEPDHNALKDLAEVGVVGPYPEGSPCQFELRAFASVIGVPEDPVTGSLNAGVAQWLIERGVAPRRYTASQGQCLGRAGRVQIEHDGRTLWVGGQSVSCIRGELTL; this is encoded by the coding sequence ATGAGCAGCTTCAAGTTCACCCAGGTCGACGTCTTCACCGACCAGCCCCTCAAGGGCAATCCGCTTGCGGTGGTGCAGGATGCCGATGCGCTGAGCGATGCGCAGATGCAGGCCTTTGCGCACTGGACCAACCTGTCGGAGACGACCTTCCTGTTGCAGCCCACCGACCCGGCTGCCGACTACCGCGTGCGCATCTTCACACCCAACGGCGAGCTGCCGTTTGCGGGCCATCCGACACTCGGCAGCTGCCATGCGTGGCTGCAGGCGGGCGGTGTGCCGCGTGTGCGCGGCATGGTGGTGCAGCAGTGCGGTGTGGGGCTGGTGCGCATCCGCCAGAGCGAGACCGGCGCCGCCTTTGCAGCGCCCGCACTGAAGATGGAGCCGGTGGACGACGAGACCCTCGACAAGGTGCTCAGCGCCCTCGGCCTGGCCCGCGAGCGGGTGCAGGCCTCCCAATGGCTGCAGAACGGACCCCGCTGGCTCACGCTGCAGGTGGACAGCGCCGAGACGGTGCTGTCGCTGGAGCCCGACCACAACGCCCTCAAGGACCTGGCCGAGGTCGGTGTGGTGGGGCCGTACCCGGAGGGCAGCCCGTGCCAGTTCGAGCTGCGTGCTTTCGCCTCGGTGATCGGCGTGCCGGAAGACCCGGTGACGGGCAGCCTGAACGCCGGCGTGGCGCAGTGGCTGATCGAGCGCGGCGTGGCGCCTAGGCGCTACACCGCGTCACAGGGCCAGTGCCTCGGCCGCGCCGGCCGGGTGCAGATCGAGCACGATGGCCGCACCCTGTGGGTGGGTGGTCAGAGCGTGAGCTGCATCCGCGGCGAGCTGACGCTCTGA
- a CDS encoding PLP-dependent aminotransferase family protein: MTTETPWTLARRAERMNPSVIREILKVTEQPGIISLAGGLPSPDTFPIEAMREATQRVLRDHPREALQYAASEGFAPLREWVAIEMTEQGLRVDPSQVLITTGSQQGLDLVGKVLIDPGCTVAVESPTYLGALQAFNPFEPDYVALDCDDDGPRVEGLAAARGARFLYALPNFQNPSGRCIGAARRDQLMHTARTMGLPVVEDNPYGDLWYDGAPPAPLASRWAEGTVYLGSFSKVLAPGLRLGYVIAPAPLFPKLLQAKQAADLHTPGFNQRVVHEVIRGGFLHQHVPTIRTRYKVQRDAMAASLKAHLPAACRWNTPQGGMFFWVELPEGVDATALLPKAVALGMAYVPGAAFFADHARANTLRLSFVTVSPEQIDRGIRLLAQALETHSR; this comes from the coding sequence ATGACGACAGAAACCCCCTGGACCCTCGCGCGCCGCGCCGAGCGCATGAACCCGTCGGTGATCCGCGAGATCCTCAAGGTGACCGAGCAGCCCGGCATCATCTCGCTGGCCGGCGGCCTGCCCTCGCCCGACACCTTCCCCATCGAGGCGATGCGCGAGGCCACGCAGCGCGTGCTGCGCGATCACCCGCGCGAGGCCCTGCAATACGCGGCGAGCGAAGGTTTTGCGCCATTGCGTGAGTGGGTGGCGATCGAAATGACCGAGCAGGGCCTGCGCGTCGACCCGTCGCAGGTGCTCATCACCACCGGCTCGCAGCAGGGACTCGACCTCGTGGGCAAGGTGCTGATCGACCCGGGTTGCACGGTGGCGGTGGAGTCGCCCACGTACCTCGGCGCGCTGCAGGCCTTCAACCCCTTCGAGCCGGACTACGTGGCGCTCGATTGCGACGACGACGGACCGCGTGTGGAGGGGCTCGCGGCGGCGCGCGGTGCACGCTTCCTCTACGCCTTGCCGAACTTCCAGAACCCGAGCGGCCGCTGCATCGGCGCTGCGCGACGCGACCAGCTCATGCACACCGCGCGCACCATGGGCCTGCCGGTGGTGGAAGACAACCCCTACGGTGACCTCTGGTACGACGGTGCACCGCCTGCGCCGCTCGCGTCGCGCTGGGCCGAGGGCACGGTCTACCTGGGATCGTTCTCCAAGGTGCTGGCGCCGGGCTTGCGCCTGGGCTATGTGATCGCGCCCGCGCCGCTCTTCCCCAAACTGCTGCAGGCCAAGCAGGCCGCCGACCTCCACACGCCGGGCTTCAACCAGCGCGTGGTGCACGAGGTGATCCGCGGCGGCTTCCTGCACCAGCACGTGCCGACGATCCGCACGCGCTACAAGGTGCAGCGCGACGCGATGGCCGCGTCGCTCAAGGCGCACCTGCCAGCAGCCTGCCGCTGGAACACGCCGCAGGGCGGCATGTTCTTCTGGGTCGAGCTGCCCGAGGGCGTGGATGCGACGGCGCTGCTGCCGAAGGCGGTGGCCCTCGGCATGGCCTATGTGCCCGGCGCCGCCTTCTTCGCCGACCACGCGCGCGCCAACACGCTGCGCCTGTCGTTCGTCACCGTGTCGCCGGAGCAGATCGACCGCGGCATCCGCCTGCTGGCGCAAGCCCTGGAAACCCATTCACGATGA
- a CDS encoding DMT family transporter: MNPQTKGLWLGLAGVTLFAMTTPMTRLAVGPAEDPQLPPLFVTAGRAALAGLLSLVYLLFTRAPVPQARHLPALLVSAAGTVIGFPLFLGLALREVDAMHAAVVTGLLPLGTAVVASVVLRQRPSNGFWACAVLGFVLVAAFAMLAGGALTAADGLLMLAVLSAAVGYVSGAHLAREWSAEHVICWVLVLSMPLTWPLAWHSWPSQPANVSAWVGFGYVTLFSMWIGFFAWYRALALGGTVRVSQVQLVQPFLSLLFAVPILGERLDAMTLFFSLAVIATVFVGKKMPVNLPAAEAR, translated from the coding sequence ATGAACCCACAAACCAAGGGCCTCTGGCTGGGGCTGGCCGGCGTCACCCTCTTCGCGATGACCACGCCGATGACGCGGCTGGCCGTCGGCCCGGCCGAGGACCCGCAGCTGCCGCCGCTCTTCGTGACCGCCGGGCGTGCGGCACTCGCCGGGCTGCTGAGCCTGGTCTATCTGCTGTTCACGCGCGCACCGGTGCCGCAGGCCCGGCACCTGCCCGCGCTGCTGGTGAGCGCGGCCGGCACGGTGATCGGTTTTCCGCTCTTTCTCGGCCTCGCCCTGCGCGAGGTGGATGCGATGCACGCCGCCGTGGTCACCGGCCTGCTGCCGCTCGGCACCGCGGTCGTGGCCTCGGTCGTGCTGCGGCAGCGGCCGTCCAACGGCTTCTGGGCCTGCGCGGTGCTGGGCTTCGTGCTGGTGGCCGCGTTTGCGATGCTCGCAGGCGGAGCGCTCACGGCGGCCGATGGGCTCCTGATGCTGGCAGTGCTCAGCGCCGCGGTGGGGTATGTGAGCGGCGCGCATCTCGCCCGCGAATGGTCGGCCGAACACGTGATCTGCTGGGTGCTCGTGCTGAGCATGCCGCTCACCTGGCCGCTCGCGTGGCACTCCTGGCCGAGCCAGCCGGCGAACGTGTCGGCCTGGGTCGGCTTCGGCTACGTCACCCTGTTCTCCATGTGGATCGGCTTCTTCGCCTGGTACCGCGCGCTGGCGCTCGGCGGCACCGTGCGGGTCAGCCAGGTGCAGCTGGTGCAGCCCTTCCTCTCGCTGCTCTTCGCCGTGCCGATCCTCGGCGAGCGGCTCGACGCGATGACCCTCTTCTTTTCACTTGCGGTGATCGCCACCGTCTTCGTCGGCAAGAAAATGCCGGTGAACCTGCCGGCCGCCGAAGCCCGCTGA
- a CDS encoding PLP-dependent aminotransferase family protein, whose amino-acid sequence MTPLQPLSRQSDATLTDQLSSRFAEQIRQRLMAPGARLPSVRECARRHGVSAYTVVAAYDQLLAQGLVEARKQRGFFVRDQRREPEPAQARPPSPAPRLAAPVSATTLVRSMFQPPGSQPMPGLGTLPVEWLDLPMLSAALRRVSAPAQLGPLSLQYGEPAGDLRLRRALSMRLEDFGVKARPEQIVTTIGATQALDIVTRSLLRAGDTVLVDEPGWSVEYARLAALGLRMLPVPRGEDGPDLAVMERLIEAQPPQERPRLYITVSVLHNPTGASLSLGTAHRLLRLAQAHDLHIVEDDTYAHLAPPHLPRLSALDGLERTVYISGFSKILVPNWRVGFLAAPPALVDRLVDTKLLTSLTSPGVTEQALAHCLEQGLLRRHAERVAQRLDAARARSVRLAESASCRFASPPRGLFGWVDVGVDTERLSHAMVDQGWLLAPGSLFHATPRPTTLMRINFATTQDARFWQALERTRDALRGPP is encoded by the coding sequence ATGACCCCGCTCCAGCCGCTGTCACGCCAGTCCGACGCCACGCTCACCGACCAGCTGTCGAGCCGCTTCGCCGAGCAGATCCGCCAGCGGCTGATGGCGCCTGGCGCGCGCCTGCCCTCGGTGCGCGAGTGCGCCCGGCGCCACGGCGTCAGCGCCTACACGGTGGTGGCCGCCTATGACCAGCTGCTGGCGCAGGGCCTGGTCGAGGCGCGCAAGCAGCGGGGCTTCTTCGTGCGCGACCAGCGCCGCGAGCCCGAGCCCGCGCAGGCCCGCCCGCCGAGCCCCGCGCCGCGCCTGGCCGCGCCGGTCAGCGCGACCACGCTCGTGCGCAGCATGTTCCAGCCGCCCGGCAGCCAGCCGATGCCGGGTTTGGGCACGCTCCCGGTCGAGTGGCTGGACCTCCCGATGCTCAGCGCCGCCCTGCGTCGCGTCAGCGCGCCGGCGCAGCTCGGGCCGCTGTCGCTGCAATACGGCGAGCCGGCGGGTGACCTGCGCCTGCGCCGCGCGCTGTCGATGCGGCTGGAGGACTTCGGCGTCAAGGCGCGCCCCGAGCAGATCGTCACCACCATCGGCGCCACGCAGGCGCTCGACATCGTCACCCGCAGCCTGCTGCGGGCCGGCGACACGGTGCTGGTCGACGAGCCCGGCTGGTCGGTCGAATACGCCCGGCTCGCGGCCCTCGGCCTGCGCATGCTGCCGGTGCCTCGCGGTGAAGACGGCCCCGATCTCGCCGTGATGGAGCGGCTGATCGAGGCCCAGCCCCCGCAGGAACGGCCACGCCTGTACATCACCGTCTCGGTGCTGCACAACCCGACCGGCGCGTCGCTCTCCCTCGGCACCGCCCACCGCCTGCTGCGGCTCGCCCAGGCCCACGATCTGCACATCGTGGAGGACGACACCTACGCCCACCTCGCGCCCCCCCACCTGCCGCGCCTGTCGGCGCTCGACGGCCTGGAGCGCACGGTCTACATCTCCGGCTTCTCCAAGATCCTCGTCCCCAACTGGCGCGTGGGCTTTCTTGCCGCTCCGCCAGCCCTCGTCGACCGGCTGGTCGACACCAAGCTGCTCACCAGCCTCACGAGCCCCGGGGTCACCGAGCAGGCGCTCGCCCATTGCCTCGAGCAAGGCCTGCTGCGCCGGCATGCCGAGCGTGTGGCACAGCGGCTCGACGCCGCCCGTGCCCGCTCGGTGCGGCTGGCGGAATCGGCCAGCTGCCGGTTTGCCAGCCCGCCGAGGGGTCTTTTCGGCTGGGTCGACGTGGGGGTGGACACTGAGCGTCTGTCGCACGCGATGGTCGACCAGGGATGGCTGCTGGCGCCTGGGTCCCTTTTCCACGCCACCCCTCGCCCGACCACCCTGATGCGCATCAACTTCGCGACCACCCAGGACGCCCGTTTCTGGCAGGCGCTCGAGCGCACACGCGATGCGCTGCGCGGCCCGCCATGA
- a CDS encoding ATP-binding cassette domain-containing protein, with amino-acid sequence MAVLSLSNADLAYGHVALLDKAAFSLEAGERLGLIGRNGAGKSSLLKIIAGLEKPDDGLLQMTQGLRICYVPQEPVFDAQASVFDTVSVGVAEAKAVRQQYEEHAEGVDLDALQTRIEALDAWNWEQRVDTTLAQLHLDGTRVVGELSGGMKKRVALAQALVAVPDVLLLDEPTNHLDLDSIAWLEELLTGFKGSVMLITHDRAFLDNVSTRILELDRGVIRSYPGNFSAYERTKEEQLTAEALANARADKLLAQEEVWIRKGVEARRTRSVARIERLKVLRDQRQKRRDSLGQVKLEIDSGVPSGKIVAELKDVSVRFGEKVIVKDFSATILRGDKVGLIGPNGAGKTTLLKLILGELKPDSGHVRQGSRIEVAYFDQMRSTLKLDATLADTISPGSEWVEVNGQRKHVMSYLTDFLFSPERANSPVRTLSGGERNRLLLARLFALPANVLVLDEPTNDLDIDTLELLEELLQSYNGTVFLVSHDRRFLDNVVTSTIAWEGDESPGLWREYEGGYEDWKTQQGRARSLRDDKPAKPAAPVAATPAPAPAPKKAKLSYKEQRELDGLPARIEALEVEQKMLGEQLSGTAIYSGDPQVLAQTQARFAQIETELMEALERWEALGSR; translated from the coding sequence ATGGCCGTCCTCTCCCTTTCCAACGCCGACCTCGCCTATGGCCACGTGGCCCTGCTCGACAAGGCCGCGTTCTCGCTCGAAGCCGGCGAGCGCCTCGGCCTGATCGGCCGCAACGGCGCGGGCAAGTCCTCGCTGCTCAAGATCATCGCGGGGCTGGAGAAGCCCGACGACGGCCTGCTCCAGATGACGCAGGGCCTGCGCATCTGCTACGTGCCGCAGGAGCCGGTGTTCGACGCGCAGGCGAGCGTGTTCGACACGGTCAGCGTTGGCGTGGCCGAAGCGAAGGCCGTGCGCCAGCAGTACGAGGAACACGCCGAAGGCGTGGACCTCGACGCGCTGCAGACGCGCATCGAAGCGCTCGACGCGTGGAACTGGGAGCAGCGTGTCGACACCACGCTCGCGCAGCTGCACCTCGACGGCACGCGGGTCGTCGGCGAACTCTCGGGGGGCATGAAGAAACGCGTGGCGCTCGCGCAGGCGCTCGTGGCCGTGCCCGACGTGCTGCTGCTCGACGAGCCCACCAACCACCTCGACCTCGACTCCATCGCCTGGCTGGAAGAGCTGCTCACCGGCTTCAAGGGCAGCGTGATGCTGATCACCCACGACCGCGCGTTCCTCGACAACGTCTCCACGCGCATCCTCGAGCTCGACCGGGGTGTCATCCGCAGCTACCCCGGCAACTTCAGCGCCTACGAGCGCACGAAGGAAGAGCAGCTCACGGCCGAGGCGCTCGCCAATGCACGCGCCGACAAGCTGCTGGCGCAGGAAGAGGTGTGGATCCGCAAGGGCGTGGAAGCGCGCCGCACGCGCAGCGTGGCGCGCATCGAGCGTCTGAAGGTGCTGCGCGACCAGCGCCAGAAGCGCCGCGATTCGCTGGGCCAGGTGAAGCTGGAGATCGACTCCGGCGTGCCGAGCGGCAAGATCGTGGCGGAGCTGAAGGACGTGTCGGTGCGCTTCGGCGAGAAGGTGATCGTCAAGGACTTCAGCGCGACGATCCTGCGCGGCGACAAGGTCGGCCTCATCGGCCCCAATGGCGCCGGCAAGACCACGCTGCTCAAGCTCATCCTCGGCGAGCTGAAGCCCGACAGCGGCCACGTGCGCCAGGGCTCGCGCATCGAGGTCGCCTACTTCGACCAGATGCGCAGCACGCTCAAGCTCGACGCGACGCTCGCCGACACCATCAGCCCCGGCAGCGAGTGGGTCGAGGTGAACGGCCAGCGCAAGCACGTGATGAGCTACCTCACCGATTTCCTCTTCTCGCCCGAGCGCGCGAACTCGCCGGTGCGCACGCTCTCGGGCGGCGAGCGCAACCGCCTGCTCCTGGCACGCCTCTTCGCGCTGCCGGCCAACGTGCTGGTGCTCGACGAGCCCACCAACGACCTCGACATCGACACGCTGGAGCTGCTCGAAGAGCTGCTGCAAAGCTACAACGGCACCGTCTTCCTGGTGAGCCACGACCGGCGTTTCCTCGACAACGTGGTGACCAGCACCATCGCCTGGGAAGGCGACGAGTCGCCGGGCCTGTGGCGCGAGTACGAGGGCGGCTACGAAGACTGGAAGACGCAGCAGGGCCGCGCCCGCAGCTTGCGTGACGACAAGCCGGCAAAGCCCGCAGCGCCCGTCGCTGCCACGCCAGCACCTGCACCGGCGCCGAAGAAGGCCAAGCTCAGCTACAAGGAACAGCGCGAGCTCGACGGCCTGCCTGCTCGCATCGAGGCGCTCGAAGTCGAGCAGAAGATGCTCGGCGAGCAGCTGAGCGGCACCGCCATCTACAGCGGCGACCCGCAGGTGCTCGCGCAGACCCAGGCCCGCTTCGCGCAGATAGAAACAGAACTGATGGAAGCCCTCGAGCGCTGGGAAGCGCTCGGCTCGCGATAG
- the gshB gene encoding glutathione synthase, translating to MKLLFVADPLESFKTYKDSTFAMMREAASRGHELWACEAKDLVWQRGGKVSAQARRFTLTGEVDAWFNPDARTGITLADMGAVLMRSDPPFDSEYFYATHLLEQAEREGAKVFNKPAALRNHPEKLAILEFPQFIGPTLVTRHAAEIRAFHAAHQDIILKPLDGMGGMGIFRVGPDGLNLGSIIETLNKHGAQTVMVQRYLPEIVQGDKRILIIDGEPIPHALARIPQGSEIRGNMAVGGKGVAQPLSARDREIATTIGRILAARGLLLVGLDVIGDCVTEINVTSPTGFQEVTQQTGFDVARTFIDALERHID from the coding sequence ATGAAGCTGTTGTTCGTGGCCGACCCGCTGGAGAGCTTCAAGACCTACAAGGACTCGACCTTCGCGATGATGCGCGAAGCCGCCTCGCGCGGCCACGAGCTCTGGGCCTGCGAAGCGAAAGACCTGGTGTGGCAACGGGGCGGCAAGGTCAGCGCACAGGCCCGCCGCTTCACGCTGACGGGCGAGGTCGATGCGTGGTTCAACCCCGACGCGCGTACCGGCATCACGCTCGCCGACATGGGCGCGGTGCTGATGCGCAGCGACCCGCCGTTCGATAGCGAATACTTCTATGCCACGCACCTGCTCGAACAGGCCGAACGCGAAGGCGCCAAGGTGTTCAACAAGCCTGCCGCGCTGCGCAACCACCCCGAGAAGCTCGCGATCCTCGAGTTCCCGCAGTTCATCGGCCCGACGCTCGTCACGCGCCACGCCGCCGAGATCCGTGCCTTTCACGCCGCGCACCAGGACATCATCCTGAAGCCGCTCGACGGCATGGGCGGCATGGGCATCTTCCGCGTGGGCCCCGATGGCCTGAACCTCGGCAGCATCATCGAGACGCTCAACAAGCACGGTGCGCAGACGGTGATGGTGCAGCGCTACCTGCCCGAAATCGTGCAGGGCGACAAGCGCATCCTCATCATCGACGGCGAGCCGATCCCGCATGCGCTGGCACGCATCCCGCAGGGCAGCGAAATCCGCGGCAACATGGCCGTGGGTGGCAAGGGCGTGGCGCAGCCACTCTCGGCGCGCGACCGCGAGATCGCCACCACCATCGGCCGCATCCTCGCGGCGCGGGGGTTGCTGCTCGTGGGGCTCGACGTGATCGGCGACTGCGTCACCGAGATCAACGTGACCAGCCCCACCGGCTTCCAGGAAGTGACGCAGCAGACCGGCTTCGACGTCGCCAGGACGTTCATCGATGCGCTGGAGCGCCACATCGACTGA